One Dehalococcoidia bacterium DNA window includes the following coding sequences:
- a CDS encoding HAD family hydrolase, whose protein sequence is MAKNTLSFDLTGTLATFSFCDAVWFQGIPRLYAAKNGMGFDEAKEYLLRAYDEVGDHAVEWYDIKYWFSRFDLGTGWTELIEEFIPNIEFYPETHAILERFSQTHELVLITNAAREFMEIETASIQKYFSRIISSVSDFGEVKKTPEFYARVCQSVGEDPSGWIHVGDHWQFDYMAPRGAGITTFYLDRQKEQAGDFIIHSLSELESKLL, encoded by the coding sequence TTGGCAAAGAACACACTATCATTCGACCTGACGGGAACGCTGGCGACATTCAGCTTCTGCGATGCCGTCTGGTTCCAGGGAATACCCCGACTTTACGCCGCTAAAAACGGCATGGGGTTCGACGAAGCCAAGGAATACCTTTTGCGAGCCTACGATGAAGTCGGCGATCATGCAGTGGAATGGTACGATATCAAGTACTGGTTTTCCCGATTCGATCTCGGAACCGGCTGGACGGAACTGATCGAAGAGTTCATCCCCAATATTGAGTTCTATCCCGAAACACACGCCATACTGGAGCGATTCAGCCAAACACACGAACTGGTCTTGATCACCAACGCCGCCCGTGAGTTCATGGAAATCGAAACCGCCTCCATCCAAAAATATTTCAGCAGGATAATTTCCAGCGTCTCTGACTTTGGGGAGGTCAAGAAGACACCCGAGTTCTACGCCAGGGTTTGCCAGAGCGTGGGGGAAGATCCCTCAGGATGGATTCATGTGGGCGATCACTGGCAATTCGATTACATGGCCCCCCGAGGGGCCGGCATCACCACCTTCTACCTTGACCGGCAAAAGGAGCAGGCGGGTGACTTCATCATTCACAGCCTTAGTGAACTGGAGTCAAAGCTGTTATAA
- a CDS encoding NAD(P)H-dependent oxidoreductase subunit E gives MIEYLAEVNLTHHQSDITPEERQKLFDFLNSLGQHCSREQSDLIPILQGAQSRIGYLPAEAMLGIAEYLGIPEIDVYSVATFYNQFRLNPPGKHSIRVCLGTACHIGGGHIILDAWKRRLGIDKKQTTPDREFDLDTVACVGCCAMAPVTVIDSTEVHGKVSPTRVDGLLLGYKLQKEKEASA, from the coding sequence GTGATAGAATATCTTGCAGAGGTAAACTTGACTCACCATCAATCGGATATCACCCCGGAGGAACGGCAGAAGCTCTTTGATTTTCTGAACTCCCTGGGCCAGCATTGCAGCAGGGAGCAGTCTGATCTTATTCCTATTTTGCAGGGCGCTCAGAGCCGAATCGGCTATCTGCCTGCTGAGGCGATGCTCGGTATCGCGGAATATCTGGGCATTCCTGAGATTGATGTTTACAGCGTGGCCACCTTTTATAATCAGTTCCGGCTCAATCCCCCCGGCAAGCATTCCATCCGGGTGTGCTTGGGAACGGCTTGCCATATCGGTGGCGGGCACATTATCCTGGATGCCTGGAAACGGCGGCTGGGCATCGATAAGAAACAGACTACTCCCGATCGTGAATTCGACCTGGACACCGTTGCCTGTGTGGGGTGTTGTGCCATGGCTCCGGTGACGGTGATCGATAGCACGGAGGTTCACGGGAAAGTGAGCCCGACTCGCGTGGATGGCCTTCTATTGGGGTACAAACTCCAGAAAGAAAAGGAGGCCTCGGCGTGA
- a CDS encoding NADH-ubiquinone oxidoreductase-F iron-sulfur binding region domain-containing protein has translation MNSGPALAFEKRKALAESRWKELFQQPRILVGTATCGRAAGGLEVLKTIREELKKAGQSIPVMEVGCMGHCYAEPLVVISKPDSDYAPIVYGYVTPEIARLLVRDSILGDDPSLEFMLGALEANEALPSLTDLPRFRYEKPVLLENCGRIDPEDVDQYIANGGYAGLDKALEMKPQDVIELVRKAGLKGRGGAGFSTVVKWETCRNSAETPKYLICNGDEGDPGAFMDRAILESDPHSVIEGMIIAAYAIGAGLGYIYVRAEYPLAVERVRHALRQAEDSNLLGKNILGSGFSFTIRLFEGSGAFVCGEETALIASIEGKPGLPRHRPPFPATKGLFGKPTIINNVKTLASVSRIVSRGLGWYSSLGINDHSSGTAVFALAGKVVNTGLTEVPMGTSLRQVIFEVGGGIPKGKKFKAVQIGGPSGGCLPESTLDLPIDFDSLTEAGAMMGSGGMVVLDEDDCMVDVARFFLEFTQNESCGKCTLCRLGTRQMLEILQSIAQGKAMAGDLKVLAELARDVKAASLCNLGKTAPNPILTTLRYFEEEYEAHIKEGRCPARRCPDLMAYYIIPEKCERSCDACVGTCTVEAIYVGQKRVKVIDQAKCVKCGTCVPACPPQYNAIVKISPLSELPEALPALKAKG, from the coding sequence GTGAATTCCGGTCCGGCCTTAGCCTTCGAGAAGCGGAAAGCCCTGGCTGAATCGCGCTGGAAAGAGCTTTTCCAGCAGCCACGGATTCTGGTGGGCACAGCCACCTGCGGTCGGGCAGCCGGGGGACTTGAAGTGTTAAAGACCATCCGGGAGGAACTCAAAAAAGCGGGCCAGTCTATCCCGGTGATGGAGGTCGGATGCATGGGCCATTGCTATGCCGAACCTCTGGTGGTCATCTCCAAACCGGATTCCGACTATGCTCCGATTGTCTATGGCTATGTCACCCCGGAGATTGCGCGTCTTCTGGTGAGGGACTCTATCCTCGGCGATGACCCCTCGCTGGAGTTTATGCTCGGTGCTCTGGAAGCCAATGAAGCGCTTCCTTCTCTTACCGATCTCCCCAGGTTCCGCTACGAAAAACCGGTTCTTCTGGAAAACTGCGGCCGGATCGACCCGGAGGACGTGGATCAGTATATCGCTAACGGTGGCTATGCGGGGCTGGACAAAGCCCTTGAAATGAAGCCGCAGGATGTGATCGAACTGGTGCGGAAGGCCGGGTTGAAGGGAAGGGGCGGGGCGGGCTTTTCCACGGTCGTCAAATGGGAAACCTGCCGAAACTCCGCAGAGACTCCTAAATACCTGATTTGCAATGGGGATGAGGGAGACCCGGGCGCGTTCATGGATCGGGCGATCTTGGAGAGCGATCCGCATTCGGTGATCGAGGGCATGATCATCGCTGCCTATGCTATCGGAGCCGGGTTGGGCTATATTTACGTTCGCGCCGAATATCCGCTGGCGGTGGAGCGTGTCCGGCATGCGCTCAGGCAGGCAGAGGATTCCAATTTGCTGGGAAAGAATATTCTGGGAAGCGGCTTCAGTTTTACCATTCGCCTTTTTGAGGGATCGGGGGCATTTGTCTGCGGAGAAGAGACGGCGCTGATTGCCTCCATCGAGGGGAAGCCGGGATTGCCGCGTCACCGTCCTCCCTTTCCGGCTACGAAAGGATTGTTCGGAAAACCGACGATCATTAACAATGTTAAGACGTTGGCCTCGGTGTCTCGCATCGTTTCCCGGGGGCTGGGTTGGTATTCAAGTTTAGGCATTAACGATCATTCCAGCGGGACGGCTGTGTTTGCGCTGGCAGGCAAGGTGGTGAACACCGGTCTGACCGAGGTGCCGATGGGCACCTCTCTGCGGCAGGTGATCTTTGAAGTTGGTGGGGGAATTCCCAAGGGTAAAAAGTTCAAGGCGGTTCAGATCGGCGGGCCTTCCGGCGGCTGCCTTCCGGAATCGACTTTGGACCTGCCGATCGATTTCGATTCTCTGACCGAAGCCGGGGCGATGATGGGTTCCGGAGGAATGGTTGTGCTGGATGAAGACGACTGCATGGTGGATGTGGCCCGGTTTTTTCTGGAATTCACCCAGAACGAGTCATGTGGCAAATGCACCCTGTGTCGATTAGGCACCCGGCAGATGCTTGAAATTCTGCAGAGCATCGCGCAGGGCAAGGCCATGGCCGGAGACCTGAAGGTGCTTGCTGAACTGGCCCGGGACGTGAAGGCGGCCTCTCTGTGCAATCTGGGAAAGACGGCCCCCAATCCGATTCTGACCACCCTGCGGTATTTCGAAGAGGAATACGAAGCGCATATTAAAGAAGGGCGCTGTCCGGCGCGGCGCTGCCCGGATTTGATGGCGTACTATATCATCCCGGAGAAGTGCGAGCGCTCCTGCGATGCTTGTGTGGGCACCTGCACGGTGGAGGCCATCTATGTGGGGCAGAAGCGGGTGAAGGTGATTGATCAGGCCAAGTGTGTCAAGTGTGGCACTTGTGTGCCTGCCTGCCCGCCGCAGTACAATGCCATCGTTAAAATCTCGCCGTTGAGCGAGTTGCCGGAAGCGCTTCCGGCGCTGAAAGCGAAGGGTTAA
- the hisD gene encoding histidinol dehydrogenase, with translation MKIIRDIEVAKSTVLKRIPAESIELPPNVKERVRKVFGKDLTAEEVVKQIIADVRSRGDVALFEYTEKLDGAKLSHLEVSSKEIAAARDKVTKPLLNSLQIAADRVLEFHTRQRNSLPKGRVEFLKGAGQVIWPLERVGCYAPGGTASYPSTVLMTAIPARAAGVDEVILATPPQPNGQIPPLTLVAAEMAKVDRVFAIGGAPAIAALAFGTPSVPKVDKICGPGNIFVTLAKKQVFGAVDIDGLQGPTETIVLADDSANPASCAADLLAQAEHDELASAIMITPSFEMAKKVSAEVERQLAGLSRREIARKSLEHRGGIVVVKSLDEGIDLVNAYAPEHLCLLVDKAESVAGRIRNSGGIFIGESSPEVLGDYVAGPSHVMPTSGTARFSSPLNVIDFLKVINLVALDEKSLKELGSHAAAIADAEGFTAHAEAARIRIG, from the coding sequence ATGAAAATCATTCGTGATATTGAGGTTGCCAAATCTACAGTGCTCAAGCGCATTCCTGCCGAGTCGATAGAGTTGCCGCCGAACGTCAAAGAGAGGGTCAGAAAGGTCTTCGGGAAGGATTTAACCGCCGAAGAGGTGGTGAAGCAGATTATAGCGGATGTCCGAAGCAGGGGTGATGTGGCTCTCTTTGAATATACGGAGAAGCTGGATGGTGCAAAGCTGAGCCATCTGGAGGTCTCGTCGAAAGAGATTGCCGCCGCGAGGGATAAAGTGACCAAGCCCTTGTTGAATTCGCTTCAGATAGCGGCAGATAGAGTTCTGGAATTCCATACCCGGCAGCGCAACAGCTTGCCGAAAGGTCGGGTCGAGTTTCTAAAAGGGGCCGGGCAGGTCATTTGGCCTCTGGAACGGGTGGGATGCTACGCCCCTGGCGGAACGGCTTCATATCCTTCCACGGTGCTGATGACCGCCATTCCCGCCCGAGCTGCCGGAGTTGATGAAGTGATTCTGGCAACGCCGCCACAGCCCAATGGGCAGATTCCGCCGCTTACGCTGGTGGCAGCCGAGATGGCAAAAGTCGATAGGGTGTTTGCCATCGGCGGAGCGCCGGCCATCGCTGCGCTGGCTTTCGGAACCCCTTCCGTGCCCAAAGTGGATAAAATATGCGGCCCCGGCAATATTTTTGTTACCCTGGCTAAGAAGCAGGTGTTCGGTGCGGTGGACATCGATGGGCTTCAGGGTCCGACAGAGACCATCGTTCTTGCCGATGATTCGGCAAATCCGGCATCCTGTGCTGCAGATCTCCTGGCTCAGGCCGAACATGACGAACTGGCCTCGGCGATCATGATTACCCCCTCGTTTGAGATGGCAAAGAAAGTCAGCGCAGAAGTGGAGCGACAACTTGCTGGGCTGAGCCGCAGAGAAATCGCCCGCAAATCGCTGGAGCATCGAGGGGGAATCGTAGTGGTCAAGAGCCTGGATGAAGGGATCGATCTGGTTAACGCCTACGCCCCGGAACATCTGTGTCTGCTGGTCGATAAAGCAGAATCCGTTGCGGGTAGAATCAGAAACTCCGGCGGCATTTTCATCGGGGAAAGCTCCCCTGAGGTTCTCGGCGATTATGTTGCCGGTCCCAGTCACGTGATGCCCACCAGCGGCACCGCTCGCTTCAGTTCGCCGCTCAATGTCATCGATTTTCTCAAGGTCATCAATCTGGTGGCGCTGGATGAAAAATCGCTCAAGGAACTTGGGTCTCATGCGGCAGCCATTGCTGATGCTGAAGGATTTACCGCCCACGCTGAGGCTGCCCGGATAAGGATTGGGTAA
- a CDS encoding HTH domain-containing protein, whose translation MEEEIISKEIVDSNADPKSYGTDLKSALLTKRQGLRGEINRIDAEASRLQDEYSKKLGQLQSLRKQLEEAIQHVDALLKIEGGIYEPVALTGVKADEPAIAPADIAFGILEEQGKPMHYRDIAAEVKKRGTDLLGKDPAATLLTKLSRDDRFKRISRGTYALSAWKVRKARSKTR comes from the coding sequence GTGGAGGAAGAAATAATATCAAAAGAAATTGTTGATTCTAATGCTGATCCGAAATCATACGGTACTGACCTGAAATCAGCCTTACTGACCAAACGTCAAGGGCTGAGAGGAGAGATCAATCGGATCGATGCCGAGGCCTCCAGGCTCCAGGATGAGTATTCAAAAAAGTTGGGGCAATTGCAGTCGTTGAGAAAGCAGCTAGAAGAAGCGATTCAGCACGTTGATGCTTTGCTGAAGATCGAGGGTGGGATCTATGAGCCGGTCGCATTGACCGGCGTCAAGGCGGATGAACCGGCTATAGCGCCAGCCGATATCGCGTTCGGCATTCTGGAGGAGCAGGGGAAGCCGATGCACTACAGGGATATTGCCGCAGAGGTCAAGAAGCGCGGCACAGATCTTCTCGGCAAGGACCCCGCAGCCACACTGCTGACCAAGTTGAGCCGGGATGATCGGTTCAAACGGATCAGCCGAGGAACATATGCGTTATCTGCGTGGAAGGTGCGGAAGGCTAGGAGTAAGACTCGATGA
- a CDS encoding ferrous iron transporter B, whose translation MKILLVGNPNVGKQALFSRLAEVKATTSDYPGTAVAIPTSHMKLGDQKVEIIDVPGSYTLDPTSKEEAVAARIIKDGDLIINVVNATNLERNLFLTLQLLETGIPMIVALNMWDDTKHRGLHIDYQKLEDLLGVPVTPTVAVTGEGIKELVSRIPQAKALRTPTQTKDQQWATVGGIVGQVQTVTHRHHTWLEHLGDNSIKPFPGIPIALTVLLCSFIIIRFIGEGLIGFVFDPFFDNLWAPLMTRLSDALGSEGFLHDVLVGRLIEGEVNFKDSLGMLTTGLYIPFGVVLPYVFAFYLILGVLEDVGYLPRVAVLLDNLMHRIGVHGYAIIPTLLGLGCHVPAILATRVLESERERFIVATLISIGIPCAALQAMIIGTVGDYGLQYVAITYGVLLLVWIVLGLILKLTIKGFTPELLIEIPPYRVPPLNVVASKLQARIVDFLQEAVPLVMAGIFVITVLEALHVFQYIANVAEPVVSGLFGLPRDASAPLIIGALRKDMAVGMLNGLDLTAGQLVIGCLMLSMIFPCLATFVVMGRELGVRRLLLATGIMLATSIVVGSLLNLVL comes from the coding sequence GTGAAGATACTCCTTGTAGGGAACCCCAATGTCGGCAAACAGGCTCTCTTCTCCCGCCTGGCGGAAGTGAAAGCCACCACCTCAGATTACCCCGGCACAGCGGTAGCAATTCCCACCAGCCACATGAAGCTGGGAGACCAGAAAGTCGAGATCATCGACGTCCCCGGCAGTTACACCCTGGATCCAACCTCCAAAGAAGAAGCGGTTGCCGCTCGGATAATCAAAGATGGCGATCTCATCATCAACGTGGTGAACGCCACCAATCTGGAGCGCAATCTTTTTCTGACGCTGCAACTCCTGGAGACAGGAATCCCTATGATCGTAGCCCTGAACATGTGGGATGACACCAAACATCGAGGGTTGCATATCGATTACCAGAAGCTGGAAGACCTTCTGGGTGTGCCGGTGACCCCCACAGTGGCCGTAACCGGAGAGGGGATAAAAGAACTGGTCAGCCGCATCCCGCAAGCCAAAGCTCTCCGAACTCCCACCCAAACAAAGGACCAACAATGGGCAACGGTAGGCGGAATCGTCGGGCAGGTGCAAACGGTCACCCACCGGCATCACACGTGGCTGGAACACCTGGGGGATAACTCCATCAAGCCTTTCCCGGGGATTCCGATAGCGCTCACGGTGCTTCTCTGCTCTTTCATCATCATTCGTTTTATCGGCGAAGGCCTGATCGGATTTGTGTTCGACCCATTTTTCGATAACCTCTGGGCCCCGCTGATGACCCGGCTGAGCGACGCACTGGGATCGGAGGGATTTTTGCACGATGTCCTTGTCGGCAGGCTGATCGAAGGAGAAGTCAACTTCAAGGATTCGCTCGGCATGCTGACAACCGGCCTTTACATCCCTTTCGGGGTGGTTCTGCCCTACGTCTTTGCCTTCTATCTGATACTGGGAGTCCTGGAAGACGTGGGATATCTGCCCCGCGTGGCCGTTTTGCTCGATAATCTGATGCACCGAATCGGCGTTCACGGATATGCCATCATTCCCACCCTCCTGGGACTGGGGTGCCACGTTCCGGCGATTCTGGCAACGCGAGTCCTGGAGAGCGAACGAGAGCGATTCATCGTGGCGACCCTCATCTCCATCGGTATTCCCTGCGCCGCTCTTCAGGCGATGATCATCGGAACGGTGGGAGACTACGGCCTGCAATACGTCGCCATAACCTATGGCGTGCTGCTTCTGGTCTGGATTGTGCTGGGCCTCATCCTGAAACTAACGATCAAAGGTTTCACGCCTGAACTTTTGATCGAAATCCCGCCCTACCGGGTGCCCCCGCTGAACGTTGTGGCCTCCAAGCTGCAAGCGCGGATCGTCGATTTCCTCCAGGAAGCCGTCCCGCTGGTGATGGCAGGCATTTTTGTGATAACCGTTCTGGAAGCGCTACATGTATTCCAGTATATTGCCAATGTTGCTGAACCGGTGGTGAGCGGGCTTTTTGGATTGCCCCGGGACGCGTCTGCGCCGCTGATCATCGGCGCCTTGCGCAAAGATATGGCTGTGGGCATGCTGAACGGCCTCGACCTGACTGCAGGCCAACTGGTCATCGGCTGCCTGATGCTCTCCATGATATTCCCCTGCCTGGCTACGTTTGTGGTGATGGGCAGAGAACTAGGAGTCAGGCGGCTTCTCCTGGCAACGGGAATCATGCTGGCGACCTCTATAGTTGTGGGCAGCTTGCTCAATCTGGTTTTGTGA
- a CDS encoding FeoA family protein yields the protein MLRKTQMTLTQMNTKEKGTVVEINGGGGMARRLEAMGIRPGQLITKMSAMPMRGPVTIKVNGSRLAIGFGMADKIWVELDNS from the coding sequence ATGTTGCGGAAAACACAGATGACGCTCACTCAGATGAATACAAAAGAGAAAGGCACGGTGGTGGAAATAAACGGGGGAGGCGGCATGGCCCGCCGTCTGGAAGCGATGGGCATCAGACCCGGGCAGCTCATAACCAAAATGAGCGCTATGCCGATGCGCGGCCCAGTGACCATCAAGGTCAATGGCTCCCGGCTTGCCATTGGTTTTGGCATGGCGGATAAGATATGGGTCGAACTGGATAATTCGTGA